Proteins found in one Candidatus Pacearchaeota archaeon genomic segment:
- a CDS encoding NAD-dependent epimerase/dehydratase family protein, translating to MDIYILGSKGFVGSGICEFFNSKNIKIIEITRDNYKNFIGKRIDIFINANGSSKKRLAEENPKLDFDLNVISTLNSVFDFKPKFYIYLSTIDVYNNVALKPKETDVIIPEKLSNYGFDKYISEQIIKKYCNEWLILRLGGMVGKNLKKNSVFDILNLKKTFVSPNSEYQYINTFDVGRIIYELLKKEIKNDIFNICGDGTIKVEKIAKIANITLPKECYSLKTEKYDIDISKIKSITYVPRTLDTIKNFIKNYKKDENI from the coding sequence ATGGATATTTATATTTTAGGTTCTAAAGGATTTGTTGGCTCAGGAATTTGTGAGTTTTTTAATTCAAAAAATATTAAAATTATAGAAATAACAAGAGACAACTATAAAAATTTTATAGGAAAAAGAATAGATATTTTTATAAATGCAAACGGAAGTTCAAAAAAAAGACTTGCAGAAGAAAACCCAAAACTAGACTTTGATTTAAATGTTATTTCTACATTAAATTCTGTATTTGATTTTAAACCAAAATTTTACATATACTTGTCAACTATAGATGTTTATAATAATGTTGCATTAAAACCAAAAGAAACTGATGTTATAATTCCAGAAAAATTAAGTAACTATGGGTTTGATAAATATATTTCAGAACAAATTATTAAAAAATATTGTAATGAATGGCTTATCTTAAGATTAGGGGGCATGGTTGGGAAAAACCTTAAAAAAAATTCTGTATTTGATATTTTAAATCTTAAAAAAACATTTGTTTCTCCAAACTCAGAATATCAATATATTAATACGTTTGATGTAGGAAGAATAATTTATGAATTATTAAAAAAAGAAATAAAAAATGATATATTTAATATTTGTGGTGATGGAACAATAAAAGTTGAAAAAATAGCAAAAATTGCAAATATTACTTTGCCTAAGGAATGCTATTCATTAAAAACAGAAAAATATGATATAGATATTTCAAAAATAAAATCTATAACTTATGTACCAAGAACTTTAGATACTATTAAAAATTTTATTAAAAATTATAAAAAAGATGAGAATATATGA
- a CDS encoding GDP-L-fucose synthase: MEKYKTELLITGATGFIGTNLQESLKERGFNKFVPVSSRDFDLTDQKQVKLMFKKYKPEKVIHLAALVGGILANKLYPGDFCYKNLIINTNTIHEAMLNKVKKFMTLIGGCSYPANAPNPIKEEYLWDGYPQKESAPYSIAKKMALVQLQAYRQQYNFNGIVLIPGNVYGPYDNFSLQNSHVIPGLIHKFYNAKKNNEKEVIVWGSGKPVRDFIFVKDVTDCLVKAFETYDDEQPINISTGTKTSIKELVELISSLSDYKGEIKWDTSKPDGQMEKIFDVTRMKTKLKFTPKVSIKEGIKRTIEWFEKNIKLGKVRI, encoded by the coding sequence ATGGAAAAATATAAAACTGAACTTCTTATAACAGGAGCAACAGGATTTATAGGAACAAATCTTCAAGAATCTCTTAAAGAAAGAGGTTTTAATAAATTTGTTCCTGTTTCTTCACGCGATTTTGATTTAACTGATCAAAAACAAGTAAAATTAATGTTTAAAAAATATAAACCAGAAAAAGTTATACATTTAGCAGCTCTTGTTGGAGGTATTCTTGCAAATAAACTATATCCAGGTGATTTTTGTTATAAAAATTTAATAATAAATACAAACACTATCCATGAAGCAATGCTAAATAAAGTTAAAAAATTTATGACTTTAATCGGTGGGTGTAGTTATCCTGCAAATGCACCAAATCCAATAAAAGAAGAATATTTATGGGATGGTTATCCACAAAAAGAAAGTGCACCATATTCTATTGCAAAAAAAATGGCACTTGTACAATTACAAGCTTATAGACAACAATATAATTTTAATGGAATAGTATTAATACCTGGTAATGTATATGGTCCATATGATAATTTTTCTTTACAAAACTCTCATGTTATTCCAGGATTGATTCACAAATTTTATAATGCTAAAAAAAATAATGAAAAAGAGGTTATAGTTTGGGGTTCAGGTAAACCAGTAAGAGACTTTATATTTGTGAAGGATGTTACTGATTGTTTGGTTAAGGCATTTGAAACATATGATGACGAACAACCAATAAATATATCTACAGGTACTAAAACATCAATAAAAGAGTTAGTAGAGCTAATTTCTAGTTTATCAGATTATAAAGGAGAAATTAAATGGGATACTTCTAAGCCAGATGGACAAATGGAGAAGATTTTTGATGTAACACGTATGAAAACAAAACTTAAATTTACACCAAAAGTTTCTATAAAGGAGGGAATAAAAAGAACAATAGAATGGTTTGAAAAAAATATAAAATTAGGCAAAGTTAGAATATGA